In Acidimicrobiales bacterium, the genomic stretch CTGGCATGGTCGACGGCATCAGCGGCGCGCGCATCCTCGTCGTCGACGACGACCCGGTGCTCTCTGACGTGGTCGGCCGCTATCTCGAACGCGACGGCTTCGAAGTCCTGTTCGCCACCGACGGTGAGAGCGGGCTTGCCACCGCCTTGACGGCCCTACCGGACTTGGTGGTGCTCGACTTGATGCTGCCGGGACTCGACGGGATCGAAGTGTGCCGGCGCCTGCGCGAGGTGGCGCCGATCGCCGTCGTCATGCTGACCGCGCGCGGCGAGGAAGAGGACCGCATCGCCGGTCTACGCATCGGCGCCGACGACTACGTCACCAAGCCCTTTTCGCCGGGCGAGCTGGTCGAACGCGTGCGGGCCGTGCTGCGCCGCACCTTGCGCGACTCGGGCGGCCGC encodes the following:
- a CDS encoding response regulator transcription factor, which translates into the protein MVDGISGARILVVDDDPVLSDVVGRYLERDGFEVLFATDGESGLATALTALPDLVVLDLMLPGLDGIEVCRRLREVAPIAVVMLTARGEEEDRIAGLRIGADDYVTKPFSPGELVERVRAVLRRTLRDSGGRTDPLVAGRLCVDRAAHEARLDGDPLSLTTKEYDLLVHLMSHPRRSFGRDELLESVWGWSFGDTSTVTVHVRRLREKIEDDASTPRHLVTVRGVGYRFDP